The Temnothorax longispinosus isolate EJ_2023e chromosome 4, Tlon_JGU_v1, whole genome shotgun sequence genome has a window encoding:
- the LOC139811206 gene encoding uncharacterized protein, translating to MCVIKKNAMGENLEDRGARFSPRDTKNRDSCCVFGCKSYGLKDTSVRFHMFPPKGKFYTKKKDMFGNIEKMDVRKEWERVLKIAKSELITKKWAVCSLHFDRSDYVLPDVPAKRRVLQKTAIPKYNLPQRQQNEEEKVVEEKKKKNEKNRETRRMNREKLKESKDYVQDLYKLVMDHQAQQSEDLEDIQCNEEGEPNLSSPFVDAGTQTDSGVSGCEPTFVNKDVQIGSINVCHLIKNDKDLSTMTGIENFGILNAIVDILNTVYPIKKSSYDYKSKVILTFMKLKLNLSYSALAVLFTGIKLTQIRHVFLEMLTLLDEVLQYAVVFPSKKEIHKNMPTCFEDFKNTRVVIDCTEVPIQRPKNVCCRKIAYSNYKGTYTVKIMTGVIPAGTISFLSRAYGGKNSDKSIFEQSGLINLVEKGEAIMVDKGFLIDHICLENQVTLIRPPLLRNKKQFSRQEALLNAKIAKARVHVERANQGLKMFRILSDTMPSGLVSRVNEIFRIISAVVKFELSYFKRLSIYHINLFVKTVKYIQCS from the exons atgtgtgtgataaaaaaaaatgcgatgGGTGAAAACCTAGAAGACAGAGGGGCAAGATTTTCCCCTAGAGACACAAAAAATCGCGATTCTTGCTGTGTATTTGGCTGCAAAAGCTATGGATTAAAAGATACCTCTGTGCGATTCCACATGTTTCCACCTAAAGGAAAGTTCTATACTAAGAAAAAAGACATGTTTGGAAATATAGAGAAGATGGATGTTCGAAAAGAATGGGAAAGAGTTTTGAAAATAGCAAAATCAGAGTTGATAACCAAAAAGTGGGCAGTGTGTTCTTTGCACTTTGACAGGAGTGATTACGTTCTGCCTG atgtGCCAGCAAAACGGAGGGTTTTGCAGAAGACTGCTATCCCTAAATACAATTTGCCACAAAGGCAACAaaatgaggaagaaaaagttgtagaagaaaaaaagaagaaaaatgagaaGAACAGAGAAACGAGAAGAATGAATCGTGAGAAGCTGAAAGAAAGCAAGGACTATGTCCAGGATTTATACAAACTTGTAATGGATCATCAAGCACAGCAATCTGAGGACCTGGAAGACATACAATGTAATGAGGAAGGCGAGCCCAATTTATCGAGCCCATTTGTCGATGCAGGAACTCAAACGGATAGTGGTGTAAGCGGATGTGAACCAACGTTTGTCAATAAAGATGTACAAATCGGAAGCATAAACGTTTGTCACTtgattaaaaacgataaagaTTTAAGTACAATGACTGGTATTGAGAACTTCGGTATCTTGAATGCTAttgtagatattttaaatactgtGTATCCAATTAAAAAGTCATCTTATGATTACAAatcaaaagtaattttgacATTCATGAAgctaaaacttaatttatcgtATTCTGCTCTAGCCGTGTTATTCACGGGCATTAAATTGACTCAAATAAGACATGTTTTTCTTGAAATGTTGACACTTCTGGATGAAGTTTTGCAGTATGCCGTAGTATTCCCAAGTAAAAAGGAGATTCATAAAAACATGCCCACATGCTTTGAGGATTTTAAAAACACGCGAGTAGTGATAGATTGCACAGAAGTCCCGATACAAAGGCCAAAAAATGTCTGTTGTCGTAAAATAGCGTACTCGAATTACAAAGGAACgtacactgtaaaaattatgactGGCGTAATACCAGCTGGGACTATAAGTTTTTTAAGCAGAGCATATGGGGGGAAAAATTCTGACAAATCAATTTTCGAGCAAAGCGGTTTAATTAATCTTGTTGAAAAAGGCGAAGCAATCATGGTAGACAAGGGATTTTTAATTGACCATATTTGTTTAGAGAATCAAGTAACATTGATTAGACCTCCTCTTCTAAGgaacaaaaaacaatttagtAGACAAGAAGCACTTTTGAatgcaaaaattgcaaaagctCGTGTACACGTCGAAAGAGCGAATCAgggtttaaaaatgtttcgcATATTGAGCGATACAATGCCTAGTGGATTAGTTTCTCGAGTGAATGagatatttagaattatatcaGCTGTTGTAAAATTTGAGCTCTcctattttaaaagattgtcAATTTAccacataaatttatttgttaaaactgtaaaatatattcagtGTTCTTAA
- the LOC139811208 gene encoding ejaculatory bulb-specific protein 3-like has translation MKFTLVLLFSLVYSGLVSGIEYYSDTYDNIDVDAIINSDRLLNQYVNCILDKGPCTADGRSIKHILPEAIATKCERCNDKQKQVARKVSNYLKKHRPNTWTEFLEIYDPDKKYIASYEQFLTQA, from the exons ATGAAATTCACACTTGTACTACTGTTTAGTCTCGTGTACTCTGGACTCGTTTCAGgaatagaatattattcaGATACGTATGATAATATAGATGTGGATGCGATTATTAATAGCGATCgtcttttaaatcaatatgtGAATTGCATTCTCGACAAAGGTCCCTGTACCGCCGATGGACGCAGTATTAAAC ATATTCTTCCGGAGGCGATAGCTACAAAATGCGAAAGATGCAACGACAAGCAGAAACAGGTGGCAAGAAAAGTAAgcaattatttgaaaaaacatAGACCAAACACTTGGACAGAATTTCTCGAAATTTATGATCCTGACAAAAAGTATATTGCATCTTACGAACAATTTTTGACGCAGGCTTAG